The Desulforegula conservatrix Mb1Pa genome contains a region encoding:
- a CDS encoding sigma-54 interaction domain-containing protein, giving the protein MLPEEEKFISEVTLCLYSSLNIEEALYETFKYLSRYFPLELAHMFIFDTTKGSLRYLAVAYGKRGVLIDESVQISEASIMEVRASVITPVTVFTKSGSPVIREIFEHFQSTSRYMIFSEEEDLSALAILFDIGQPLVGGFGLVAKGGDVYNDEHKKYLAMIQRPLAGSVLNLLHHRESVCLNERLASEKRGLEEKLGHISAGRIIGAETGLKEVADLVRKVAPLGSPVLITGETGVGKEIVANAIHQSSGRESGPMISINCGAIPESLIDSELFGHEKGAFTGATSLKRGYFEQANGGTIFLDEIGELPLAAQVKLLRVLQTMEFHRVGGSRTISVDVRVIAATNRDLREMVRKHGFREDLWFRLNVFPIKIPPLRDRKNDIPALAEYFALRKAREMNLPVNPGFASDAFFQLMAYDWPGNIRELQNVIERALIISRGRPLSFSGLSGEITGETKSSSVAQLPVPGSVQTIDVLLRSHIERTLELTKGRIEGENGAALLLGVNSSTLRGKMRKLGIKIEKKVER; this is encoded by the coding sequence ATGCTTCCGGAAGAAGAAAAATTCATAAGCGAAGTCACCCTTTGCCTCTACAGCAGTCTCAATATTGAAGAGGCTCTTTACGAGACATTCAAATATCTCAGCAGATATTTTCCGCTTGAGCTTGCCCATATGTTTATCTTCGACACCACAAAGGGCAGTCTGAGATATCTTGCTGTGGCTTATGGCAAGAGAGGGGTTTTGATAGACGAGAGTGTCCAGATTTCTGAAGCGTCCATTATGGAGGTGAGGGCATCAGTGATAACCCCTGTGACTGTTTTTACAAAATCCGGAAGTCCCGTGATCCGGGAGATTTTCGAGCATTTTCAGTCAACTTCAAGATACATGATTTTCAGCGAAGAAGAAGATCTCTCAGCCCTTGCCATTCTTTTTGATATTGGCCAGCCACTTGTCGGCGGATTCGGACTCGTGGCAAAAGGCGGTGATGTTTATAATGACGAGCACAAAAAATATCTCGCCATGATCCAGAGACCTCTTGCAGGGTCTGTTTTGAACCTTCTTCATCACAGGGAATCCGTATGCCTTAATGAACGTCTTGCCAGTGAAAAAAGGGGCCTCGAAGAAAAATTAGGGCATATTTCAGCAGGAAGGATAATAGGCGCGGAAACCGGACTAAAGGAAGTTGCTGATCTTGTAAGAAAGGTCGCTCCGCTTGGAAGTCCTGTGCTAATCACAGGCGAGACAGGGGTAGGTAAGGAAATTGTAGCAAACGCCATTCACCAGAGTTCAGGTCGTGAAAGCGGCCCCATGATAAGCATAAACTGCGGAGCAATTCCTGAAAGCCTAATAGACAGCGAGCTTTTTGGGCATGAAAAGGGTGCTTTCACAGGTGCCACCTCTTTAAAACGCGGATATTTTGAACAGGCTAATGGCGGAACTATTTTTCTCGATGAAATAGGCGAACTGCCCCTGGCTGCCCAGGTAAAGCTTCTTCGTGTTCTCCAGACAATGGAGTTCCATCGGGTCGGCGGCAGCAGAACAATTTCGGTTGATGTAAGGGTGATTGCGGCCACAAACCGTGATCTTAGAGAAATGGTCAGAAAGCACGGTTTCAGGGAAGACTTGTGGTTCAGGTTGAATGTTTTTCCCATAAAAATTCCGCCGTTAAGGGACAGAAAAAATGATATTCCAGCGCTTGCTGAATATTTTGCTCTAAGAAAAGCAAGGGAAATGAATCTTCCCGTAAATCCGGGATTCGCATCAGACGCCTTTTTCCAGCTAATGGCATACGACTGGCCCGGAAATATTCGCGAGCTTCAGAATGTAATAGAAAGGGCTCTCATAATCAGCAGAGGCAGGCCGCTATCGTTTTCAGGGCTTTCGGGAGAAATAACAGGGGAAACAAAATCTTCAAGCGTGGCGCAACTTCCTGTGCCCGGCTCTGTTCAAACCATTGATGTTCTTCTCCGCAGCCACATAGAAAGAACTCTTGAGCTTACAAAAGGACGCATTGAAGGCGAAAATGGCGCTGCCCTTCTTCTTGGCGTAAATTCCTCTACCTTGAGGGGCAAGATGAGGAAACTGGGGATTAAGATAGAAAAAAAGGTTGAAAGATAA